One Polaribacter reichenbachii genomic window, ATAATCATTTGCGCTGGTGCTCATTTGGTATTCCATTACTTCTCTAGCACGAGCCATTTTATAAGCATCTTTTTTTCCTGTAAAATTGTATAAATCTATATACGTTTGAAAACAAATTTGCCAATCTCCAAACAACACATATTTATCATTTTCACCATAATTATATCTCCATTCAGATTTGTCTTGAGATTTTGCTCCCATCCACTGGTTTTTTTCTGCCCAAGCTAAAGAATAATCTAAAAATTGTTTGTTTTTAGTAATCTTATAAGCTTCCATATTACCAGTATGGTATGCTGATACATGCCAAAAAGCATTACCAGGATTTAGGTTGTTTTTCTGCCAATGTGTATTTACTTTATTAATTATTGAAATAACATCTTCTTTTGATTCTTTAATTGAAGATTCTTGATTCGTTGTCTCTTTATTATCTTTTGTTGTTCCACATCCTGTAAAAAGAATAGAGATTAAAATAAAAGATAAGAACCATACTGTTTTTTGATACATAACTATACTAATTTAGTATTTCTGAAAGATTGTTTATTTGTAGCACTTCTACTTTTGATGGCTTTTTATTTGCAACCCCTTCACCATCTACCTGAGTTACATTTTGATAAAATATGTTTAATTTCTGTTGCTTATTCCACAGTGAAATATCATAATTTGGTTCCCATTCACCAACAGCGTTTTCACTTAAATCTATAACTTTCCAAGGTGAATTATTGTCTAAATTAGAGTAGGCTAAAGAAACTTTGTTTCCTCTTTCTAAATCTCTAAAAAGTATATTTATCTTATTTTTTTCACCTGAATTATCAATTAAAATATCTGGTCTAGAAATTGGGATTCTTTTAGTACCACCGCCACCTAATTGAAAAGGTGTTTTTCTAAAACCTGTGTTCTTTTTCTTCCAAATACCATTTTCTAAAAAAACAACTTGATATTGTGTTATTTTATTTTCGTTAAAATAAGTAGCTATGTATGGATTTCCTATATTATCTGTAGCCGTAGCTGTCTGATTAATTAGATTGCTATCTTGTGGAATTCTCCAAGCATATTCTGCAGAAGCCAAAGTTATTGGCAAATTGTATTTCTCTTTTGTAGATTTTTGCCAAGTTTTACCATCGTCTAAAGAACGTGCATAACATAAATCATGATTGGTTTCTACGTTCCAAGTTTCTCTCCAAACCCAAGACATATGAATTATCCCTGTATTATCTACACATATTTGCCAATATGCGCTTCTTATATTTTCTCCATCTATTAAATTCTGATGTAATTGCGTCCATTTTTTATCTTTAACATCATAAGAATTAATAACCAAATTACCTCTTCCAGACTCTCCTGATCTATAAAAAAACAATAAATTTCCGTTAGGTAAATTATAAAACTCTGGATACGTAACTTTATCCTCTTGTTTGCCTGTCATAGCAATTTCTTCTCCTAAATTTAAACTTAGTGGTTCTTTAGAAATTGCATATCTAAGTTTTGTGTTATGATGATCCCAACTAATATGTAAAAACCCATTACCATCTACGGCAATACTTATTGCATTATGTGCATCTTTTACATTTCCTTTATAGCTAGTTTTTACGGTTTGCCATGTGTTGCTATTAATTTTTCTTTTTCCTAAAACTAAATAACCATCACCGTCATAATAACCAACAAATTGATGCCTTTTATAAGTAGTTAAAGCATTTTTTCTAAACTTAACAGTATTTACAGAATTGTTAGACCAACCTTTACCTACCTTTAAATATGTTATACTTTTAGAACAAGACAAACACAAAACATTACATACTAAAATTAGTATGTATTTGTTTAAGTTGAATTTTATTGTCTTGCAATTTATCATTTTAATCTAAATTTTTTTATTATTTCATTATCTGAAGAAATATTATTACCTTTTTTTTCAATTATAAATTATAAGTAATAAAAACAAACAAACATACTTTTTTAAAGTAATTGCTCATTTTATATGTACTTATAGTTTTCTTCATTTTTATTTTTAATTCTGATAAATAAAATTTGAATTATTATTTAGTTTTTTTTTAAACTATTTTTTTAAAACACACGTCACTAACGACCTTTTAGCTAGTGTAAAAGTTTCATTACTATTTATAGTTGAAACCTTTTTTAAATTCTCAGTTACATCTTCTGTTGTTTGGTATAATTCTATAGAACTAAAACCTTCTGGAATTCCAGAAATCTTAATATTTTCTGATTTATTAAGTTGATTTACAAACACTATTACAATTTCATCATTAGACATGTAAGACGATTGTAAAACACCATCTATGTTGTCTTCTTTAAAATTAGTTAGAGTACTAGCTATACGTTTCATTTCTGGTTTTACGAATCTTGAATAATGCCCTAAAGTCCAAAGCATTTTAGATTCGTAATAATTACCATTAAACTTATTGTTATCTATATAAATTAAACCATCTTTATAATTGTACGGACTAATAGCCAACCACCAGTGCCACGCAGAAGCGTTTGCAAAAACTAAATCTGAATGTATAACTCTTGCCATATATAAAGCAGCATCAATGCCTAAATCGCGTTTATTTCCTTTGATTCTTTCGTTATTTTCTAGAATACAATATTCAGTCATCCAATATTCTAAATCAGAATTTACAGCTTGTATCTTTTTATTTAATTGCTTTCTAGTATTTATAGAATTTTTTAAATTCCAAGTAGAAAAATAACTATGTCCTGCAATTTTCTTCGGAATAGAATTTAAATCCCCAACAAAACCATCAGAATTTTTATCAAAAAAATAAGCTATTTGATTTCCTCTATTTGCTTTGTCTGCGTTACTGTACAAAGCATCAATTTTACCAGCTTCAGAAATTTCTATTTTAGATGAAATATTGTTTTTTTTAAATGATTTATCTATTGCATTTACAGCATCAAAAATTTCTTTATTATTCCACGGAGAACCTTCTTGATTACAACATTTCCAATCCCATTGTGGTTCATTAAACGGACTAATATAATTAAAGTTTACACCAGTTTTATTAGCAATTCCTTTAACTACAGAAGATAAGAAATTGGCATATTTTACATAATTATTTTCTGCTAAATTGGATGAAATACCATCAGCAGACCAAGCTTTATTATTTTTAGTGAAATAAACAGGAGGACTATTTACAAAACCAATAAAGGTTTTAACTCCGTAATTTTTAGCTTCTTTTAAAAACCATAATTGTCCAGATTGTTTATTCCAGTCGTAAGTTCCTTTTGCTGTTAAAAATGATTCTGCTCTTCTCCATTCATCTTTAATTTGGCTATTATTACCTTGTTCTATACTTCCAGCTCCAATATTAAATCTCCAAGCTGTTAAACCAATTCCTTCTGGGCTACCATCTGTTTTATTGGTTGTACTAAATAAAAGTTTTGCTATTTTATTTTTTGTTTCTTCAGGCCAATTTTTGCCTACAAATTGTGTAGACCAAGCGTCAGAAGCTCCGAAATTTCTTATTGTTTGAAATGTTTTACTTGTATTTAATTTTACTACTAAAACATCATCATTTATATTCGAAATATTTTTGCAACTAAATAGAAAAATTACTGTTAGCAAAAAGACAAATAGAATTTTAAATGATTTTTTATGAATTACTAAAATTTTCAATCTTTTAGTTTTGGGTATTAGAATTAATATCTACAAAACTAGTAACCCCACCTTGTGGTTCTACAGTTAATAGGTTACCATTTACATCAAAATTTAAACTGTCTATTGCTATTTCTCTTAAAAGAGTGTTATTATTATCTTTAATACGATGATATAAAATATAATCTTGATTGTTTTCGCTAAATACGGTATGATGTCCTGGTCCTAAAGTGGTGCCATCTTTTGATGTTGATAAAACTGGGCTTGTAGCTCCTTCTGTCCATGGACCATAAGGTGTTTTTCCTACAGAATACCTTACCATATATGTACTATCTATACACTTGCCTTCAGAATACATTAAATAATACTTATTATTTTTTTTCATCATAAATGGTGCTTCAAAAAAATGAGGAGGTGTTATGTCTTTGATTTCATTTTCATCAAAAGAAATCATATCATCATTTAAAGGAACTATAAAGCAGTGCCCGTTTTTCCAATTTAATCCAGAACCCCAATATAAATAAGCTTTACCATCATCATCTATAAAAGCTTCAGCGTCTATCATATGGTATTTAGGAAACATATTACCTTTTATTAAAGGAGAATTATCTGCTTTTGCATTTTTCCATGGCCCTAAAGGAGTAGAACTAACACCTGCCCAGATTTCGCTTCCTACTGATACGTACATATAAAATTTACCATCTTTGCCTTTAATAACGCAAGGTGCCCAAACTCTACTATTTGTAGATATTGGAGTTGAACAAGCTTCTCTTGTTGGCCAGTTAATTTTTTTGCGTTGCCAATTTATAAAATCTGATGATTGAAAAACGGCTAATTCATCTCCTCCCCAAGGGTCTATTGTAGCATATACATAATAATTACCTTTATGTTTTACAATAGTAGGATCTGCAAAATGACCTTTAATTACTGGGTTTGTAAGTTTTGCTGTATTATTTTGATTTTTACTTTTCTTTATTTGATTACAACTCAACAAAATGAAGAGAATTAAAAAAGAAAGAAAAAAAATAATTTTGTTATAAATATTTTTCATTCTTATTATTAATTAAAAAATTGGTTCAATTAAAAATGAATACTTATAGGTTTTATCTAATAACTTATATTCTTTGTGAGTTTCTGCTCCCCAACTAGTATCGCCACCAACACCCATTTGTTTAAAGTCGATATTTAAAGATGTTAAATCTCTAACTTTTACATCTATAGTATGCCTGTTTATTACTGTATCTCCTTTACTTTGCCTTCCATCTGTGCGTTCTAAAGATTCAAAATCTTCCATAATAGAGTGGTGTGCGCTAAAGTTTATTGTAGGTAAGCCATATATTTTAAAGCCTTTGCCACTTTTGTCTGTAAGGCTAAACCATCTTACATCTGTCTTGTTTCCGTTTTCTTGCGGACGAATATATGCCCAGTTAAAATCATCTACTAAGCCTTTATAAAGACCAATTTTTGCTCCAGTTTTTCTGTCCCAATAATTTTCAAAAGGACCTCTTCCATAAAAAGAAAGCTGATCAAAATCTTTAAGTAATTGAATATTTAATCCTAATCTTGGTAGATCTGGTAAATCTTTTTGTGTTTTTCTAAAAGTGTTATCTACCAAAATAGCTCCATTTTCTTTAATGGTGTATTTAATTTGAAAAGAGGCAATTTTTTGGTCTTGTTGATTTAATAAATTATACATTACATTAACTACAGCATTTTTGTTTTGCATTGTAGCTTTAATACTTGCTAGTTTTCTGTTTTTAGTTGTGTAACGCCAAATACGACTCTTTTTATGCAAGTTGTTTCCAAAATCATTATCTATTGGTGCTCTCCAAAAATTTGGTGTAAATCCGTTTTTATCTTTTATAATATTCTTACCATTATTAAAACTTAGACTGGTAAGTATTCCTGTAGTTTTATTAAATGTTGCGTTTACATTTTCATTTTTAATTTCAATTGCAGAATTACTGTTTTCTATATGAATATTACTAGTATTTTTTGATGAAAAAATTTGTTTTGGGGTATGTAATATAAACTGTTGCCATGCAACCTCATGATCTTTATCTAATATACCTTTGTCTTTTTTTGCTATTGCAGAAATAGTTAAAATTAACTCTTTTGTAGCATCGAAATTTTTAGGTGTTTCTATTTTTAAAATCCCTTTTTGATGAGGTGCAACATTAATGTTTAAATTGTTTTCTAATATCGTTTTTCCATTTAACTCAAATTTATATTGAAATCTATATTCGTTTAAATTGGAGAAATCGAAATTGTTTTCAACTATATAATTATTATTACTACTCTTTTTAAATTTTATATTTTGATATACTTTTTTTACTTCCCATAAATGAGGTTTTGGAGTTCTATCAGGATTTACTAATCCATTTAAACAAAAATTACCATCAGAAGGCACATCTTTAGGACCAAAATCACCACCATAAGCCCAATACTCTGTTCCGTCTTCTGCTTTTTTTATTAAACCTTGGTCTACCCAATCCCAAATAAAACCACCTTGTAATACTGGGTATTTTTCAATAACATCCCAATAGTCTTGTAAATTTCCTACGCTATTACCCAT contains:
- a CDS encoding BNR repeat-containing protein, translating into MINCKTIKFNLNKYILILVCNVLCLSCSKSITYLKVGKGWSNNSVNTVKFRKNALTTYKRHQFVGYYDGDGYLVLGKRKINSNTWQTVKTSYKGNVKDAHNAISIAVDGNGFLHISWDHHNTKLRYAISKEPLSLNLGEEIAMTGKQEDKVTYPEFYNLPNGNLLFFYRSGESGRGNLVINSYDVKDKKWTQLHQNLIDGENIRSAYWQICVDNTGIIHMSWVWRETWNVETNHDLCYARSLDDGKTWQKSTKEKYNLPITLASAEYAWRIPQDSNLINQTATATDNIGNPYIATYFNENKITQYQVVFLENGIWKKKNTGFRKTPFQLGGGGTKRIPISRPDILIDNSGEKNKINILFRDLERGNKVSLAYSNLDNNSPWKVIDLSENAVGEWEPNYDISLWNKQQKLNIFYQNVTQVDGEGVANKKPSKVEVLQINNLSEILN
- a CDS encoding glycoside hydrolase, which produces MKILVIHKKSFKILFVFLLTVIFLFSCKNISNINDDVLVVKLNTSKTFQTIRNFGASDAWSTQFVGKNWPEETKNKIAKLLFSTTNKTDGSPEGIGLTAWRFNIGAGSIEQGNNSQIKDEWRRAESFLTAKGTYDWNKQSGQLWFLKEAKNYGVKTFIGFVNSPPVYFTKNNKAWSADGISSNLAENNYVKYANFLSSVVKGIANKTGVNFNYISPFNEPQWDWKCCNQEGSPWNNKEIFDAVNAIDKSFKKNNISSKIEISEAGKIDALYSNADKANRGNQIAYFFDKNSDGFVGDLNSIPKKIAGHSYFSTWNLKNSINTRKQLNKKIQAVNSDLEYWMTEYCILENNERIKGNKRDLGIDAALYMARVIHSDLVFANASAWHWWLAISPYNYKDGLIYIDNNKFNGNYYESKMLWTLGHYSRFVKPEMKRIASTLTNFKEDNIDGVLQSSYMSNDEIVIVFVNQLNKSENIKISGIPEGFSSIELYQTTEDVTENLKKVSTINSNETFTLAKRSLVTCVLKK
- a CDS encoding family 43 glycosylhydrolase, which encodes MSCNQIKKSKNQNNTAKLTNPVIKGHFADPTIVKHKGNYYVYATIDPWGGDELAVFQSSDFINWQRKKINWPTREACSTPISTNSRVWAPCVIKGKDGKFYMYVSVGSEIWAGVSSTPLGPWKNAKADNSPLIKGNMFPKYHMIDAEAFIDDDGKAYLYWGSGLNWKNGHCFIVPLNDDMISFDENEIKDITPPHFFEAPFMMKKNNKYYLMYSEGKCIDSTYMVRYSVGKTPYGPWTEGATSPVLSTSKDGTTLGPGHHTVFSENNQDYILYHRIKDNNNTLLREIAIDSLNFDVNGNLLTVEPQGGVTSFVDINSNTQN